Below is a window of Brachyspira hampsonii DNA.
TTATTAACAGATTCAGAGAAATTTGTTTTTAATTCAGATAATTTTTCAGATGTATTTATCGCTGTATTAATTATTATGGAGTCCTGAGCTTTTATACTTTCTAAATCATAAGATTGATTAGTTTTCTTATATACAGCTGAAATAAATCTGCTTACAGATGAATATATCATTATGATATTAAATATGGCATATACTAAAGTAATTCTAGTAAATGTAGAATTTTTAAAAATTAAGAAATTACTTGAATATTTGGTATATATTGATATTCCATTAAAATCATCAAAAAATGCCAAAGATATTAATGCCATTAATATTAATAGAAGAACATTTTCTTTAATTTTTTTATTTACAGTCATTTCATATATAAATGAACATATAATGACAAAGCAATATATAGTAAAGACAAAATCTCTAATTATATATACTGTTCCCAATTCACCTCTGCTTTTTATACTATTTTTCATAGTTTCGTTTAATGTAGTTATAGGTTCAGATGTTGATATGAAAAGCTGAGGATATAGTAGTGATATAGCAGATAAAAGTATTAATATAAATATAATAGCTATATATAATTTATATAATACGGAATGGAAATGTTCGCTTAAAGTTAATTGAGTTCGTATATACATCATCCATGGTATAATAGTCAGAGAAAGAGCTAATTGTTCAAATTTATACATATTAAGTGCTAAATAATTATTCTTGCTGTATAGAGAAAGTATTATATTTGATGCTTCCAATCCTGAAAATAAAAAAGATAGGAAACCTAAAAGTAATATAATAGCCTGAGGTTCTTCATAGAGCTGAAAATATATATAAGAATATAATATTATACCAACTATTGATATTATAGTTGCCATAACAGGAATTCCTAATTCCAATGTTATAAGGGAAAAATTGTAATCCATAAATCCTCTGTAATTAATCAAATGATATTATATAAATACTATTATAAGTTAATTTTAATATATTAAAAGTATAAAAAATAAAATTAACGAAAAAACAAAATACCGTTTATATGTTCGGAATTAGTTTATCAAGTATTTACTTTCTTATAATAATTTTTTAATTTGAATAATTATTCATACTATTTATAATAGGAAATATATATTATGGTTATTAACTTACATATTAAACATAAATAACGCTATTCTGTGAGTTTTCTTACCCATCGTTCTTTTTTCAGCATTATAACACCAATTGTAATTTTGGCAAAATCAGTTAATTTAGCTATACCAAACATAGCCACAGGACCTACAGAAGTAAATTTGGCCAATATTAATGCTAGAGGTGCGAACATAAGCAATGATACAGGAACATCAACAGCAAAACCAAATATAGTGTCGCCTCCAGCTCTTGAAACTGCAAACTGAGCATTAATATATGTCCATACAGGCATATAACAGGCTATAAGTGTTACTAAATTTCTTGTTATTGCCTGAGCATCTATTGTAAGTTTAGAGAATATAAAAGGTATCAATAGGGTAGAAGACATTTGTACTAATCCAACCGCTAAACCTGCTATAACAGCTCCGTTTAATATCCATCTTGCTTTATTTTTAGCATCTTCTAACTCGCCTCGTCCAAGTGTACCGCCTACAACTACCATAGTAGATACAAATATACCCTGAAAAACTAAGTAGAAGATATTGGCTATAGTAAATCCAGATGCCATACCTGCAACTGTTTCAGCTCCGCCTCTGCTATTATATAAAGCAGTCATGAACATTTCGCTTAATCCCCAGCTTATTTCACTTAAAAATATTAAACTTGATTTTTTCAGCATAGAATAAAATACATCTAATTTTACTTTAAGTATTTCTCTAGTTCGCACATAAAATTTTTCATGACGAAGTTTTATATATACTATAAATAAAACCATTTCTATTATTCTAGCTATTAATGTAGCAATAGCAGCACCTGTTTCTTCTAGTCTTGTAGCTCCGAAATTTCCATATATAAGTATATAATTTCCCATAGTATTACATAATGTAGCTATTACTGATATTATCAGCGGTATATGAGGTTTTCCTATCTCTCTGTATGAACTTCCTATAGCACCGGATATTGATATTGGAATAAAAGTAAATGCTATTATACTCATGTATTTTGTACTTGACATCAATATTGCTTCCTGAGATGCATTTCCTCTAGTCATTAAACGCATAAATATTTCAGGATTGACTAGCATTAATATCATATAAGAAATAGAAATAACAAGAGGAAGTATTACTTTAAATCTAAATGCCTGCTGCATACCTTCTTTATTATTAGCACCGTTATTCTGTGCCATATATATTCCGCCTGCCGCGTAGCATGTATTAAGTATTACTAAGTATATAAAATTTAATTGATTCGATACATTCACAGCAGCCATTTTTATATCGCCTAATTCGGCCACCATGAAATTATCTATTAGTGATACCATTCCCATTATCAGCTGCTGAAGCATTACAGGTACGGCAATGGATATGCATAATTTATAAAAATCAAAATTTCCAAAAAGAGTTTTTTTACCGGTATTAAATTTCATTGAATTGGTATTCATAATATAATCTCTTTTATATAAAAAATCAAAGTATAAATTTGCTATAATCAATAAAACGAGATGTAATATATAGCTATTTTTATATTTGTCAATATGATTTATCTAATTTTTTAGCATTATTTATAAAAATATTAAGAAATTATATATTTGCTGTATATCATTGCTTTTGTTGTAATAAATCCTGCATTTCATTATAAAGTCTCATTAAATCATTTGCGGCACTTTCTTTTACTTTGAAATTTTTAAATCCGTCAGCAGTTTCTACCCTTATATCTGTAACTTTTTTCATATCTGTTACTTTATTTTCTGCCTGTATGCTGTATGTTCTGTCCACATACGCTGTATCCATAAAATATATAGAAGTACCATATATTATTTCATTATCTGTTTTAGGCATTGAAGATGTGTAATATAAGTTTAAAAATGTACCGTCAGAAAATTTTAATACTACTTTACTTTTTTCTGTAATATTAAAAGAACCATCTGTAATGTATTGTGCTTCTAACACTATATTATCAGTGCCGCCTATATTTTTTAATCTAAACTTTATAGTTGCAGACCAAAAAGTGATAGATACATAATCAGTTTGATAGAATTTTTGTCCATAAAAAGAGTCTTCTATTAGATTCACTTTAGCAGCACATGATGATAATGTTAGAATAAATATAAAAAGCAGTATTATTTTTTTCAATATTTTCTCCGTAAGTTTTATAACTATATTATTATATAACCTATTTATTTTTTGTAAATAAAACATATGGTTTATAATTAATATTATTGACATTTATATATTTTGTGTTATATTATTTAATATAAAATACATAATTATAGTAGTGTTATATGGAACTAAAAAAAGTTTTTGCATGCGGAGTTAGCTGGGGTGGTGGTAAGCCTTCATATTTTGAAGAGTTTAAAAAGTATAATTCTGCTATATTAGGAAGCTACAACAGAAGAATAGAAGGTTTTAGAAATTTAAAAGTTGGTGATTTAATAGCCGCAAAGAATGGGGAAAAAATAATAGCTTTAGGACAAGTTGCTTCAGCTTTAGAAGAGTATTGGAGTTGGAAAGATTTAATAGATGAAGAAAAAGCCAATTATTACGGTGTGTCTTTAGAAGATGAAGTTGATATAATTAAAGTTAATAAATGGATAAAACTAGGAGAACCTATTAACTATCCTACTTCTTCAGGTACAGGATTTGTTCAAAACAATAGAAGTGATTATTTAACACAATGTAATAATGCTTATTATAAGGAACTAAAAAAAATGGAAAAAGAAGAGATTATTAATATACTAAGTCAAAAAAAGCAGATCATACTTCAAGGGGCTCCGGGTACTGGAAAAACTTATTCTACTGCCGAAATTGCTGTTAATCTAATTGATGAAAAAGTACCAGATGACAGAAAAGAAGTTATGAAAAGATATAAAGAGCTTATAAAAAATAATCAGATATTTTTCACAACTTTTCATCAGTCAATGGATTATGAGGAGTTTGTTGAAGGATATAAACCTATCTCTAATGACGGCAATATATCTTATGAAATAACAGACGGAATTTTTAAAGAGGCTTGCAGATATTCAATTACAGCAGGTAATGATAAAAATAATATAGAATATGTATGGAATGAATTTCAAAATAAATTAATTGAAGAAGATATAAGATTCGATGAAAAAAACAATAATATTGGAAAGATTACTCTAAAAACAAAAACTGGTCTTGATTTTTATTTAACTACTGATGACAACGGATATGTAAGATATAAGCCCGCATCTCAAATAGGCGATAATTGGAGATATATAAGAGCTGCTTTATTTGGTCTGTATTTTAATAAATATAAATCTGCTTTATCATATACCGAGCCTTTATTAGATTATTTAAAAGAAAATTATAATTTATCAGAGCCTATTGAAAATAATAAAAATCCTGTTGTGCTTATAATAGATGAAATTAACCGCGGTAATATAGCAAAAATATTCGGAGAGCTTATTACATTATTAGAAGCTGATAAAAGAAAAAATGCTGACAATGAAATAGAAGTTAAGCTGCCTTATTCAAAAGAAATATTTTCTGTGCCTAGCAATTTATATATAATAGGTACTATGAATACAACTGACAGAAGCATAGGATATATTGATTATGCTTTAAGAAGAAGATTTGCATTTATAACTATCAAGTCTGATATAGAAAAAATTGAAAATTATTATAATGATAATGAAGAATTAAAATCAAAAGCTTCTGCACTATTTAATAATATAGAAAACATTATTAAAGAAAATTTAAATGAAGAATTTGAGATTGATGATATTATGATAGGGCATAGCTATTTTATGGCTAAAGATGAAAAAGAGCTAAAAAGAAAATTAGATTATGAAATAAAGCCTTTATTATTAGAGTATTATAAAGACGGTATATTAAAAAGTGATAAAGAACTAAAAGACAAAATTAAAGAGTTGGCAATATAATTCTTATGGATAATTTAAATAATCAATGCGAATGTGAATTTTGTAAAAATAATTCTGCTTCATTTAAGGAACATAATGATATAAATTGTGATTCACTTATTGAACATATAAATAATTCAAAATACAGAGAATACATATTTGGAGAAGATTTATACGGCAAAACTCTTTCCTATTTATATAGGTGCTTTCTGGCTTGATAATGA
It encodes the following:
- a CDS encoding MATE family efflux transporter, which produces MNTNSMKFNTGKKTLFGNFDFYKLCISIAVPVMLQQLIMGMVSLIDNFMVAELGDIKMAAVNVSNQLNFIYLVILNTCYAAGGIYMAQNNGANNKEGMQQAFRFKVILPLVISISYMILMLVNPEIFMRLMTRGNASQEAILMSSTKYMSIIAFTFIPISISGAIGSSYREIGKPHIPLIISVIATLCNTMGNYILIYGNFGATRLEETGAAIATLIARIIEMVLFIVYIKLRHEKFYVRTREILKVKLDVFYSMLKKSSLIFLSEISWGLSEMFMTALYNSRGGAETVAGMASGFTIANIFYLVFQGIFVSTMVVVGGTLGRGELEDAKNKARWILNGAVIAGLAVGLVQMSSTLLIPFIFSKLTIDAQAITRNLVTLIACYMPVWTYINAQFAVSRAGGDTIFGFAVDVPVSLLMFAPLALILAKFTSVGPVAMFGIAKLTDFAKITIGVIMLKKERWVRKLTE
- a CDS encoding McrB family protein; this translates as MELKKVFACGVSWGGGKPSYFEEFKKYNSAILGSYNRRIEGFRNLKVGDLIAAKNGEKIIALGQVASALEEYWSWKDLIDEEKANYYGVSLEDEVDIIKVNKWIKLGEPINYPTSSGTGFVQNNRSDYLTQCNNAYYKELKKMEKEEIINILSQKKQIILQGAPGTGKTYSTAEIAVNLIDEKVPDDRKEVMKRYKELIKNNQIFFTTFHQSMDYEEFVEGYKPISNDGNISYEITDGIFKEACRYSITAGNDKNNIEYVWNEFQNKLIEEDIRFDEKNNNIGKITLKTKTGLDFYLTTDDNGYVRYKPASQIGDNWRYIRAALFGLYFNKYKSALSYTEPLLDYLKENYNLSEPIENNKNPVVLIIDEINRGNIAKIFGELITLLEADKRKNADNEIEVKLPYSKEIFSVPSNLYIIGTMNTTDRSIGYIDYALRRRFAFITIKSDIEKIENYYNDNEELKSKASALFNNIENIIKENLNEEFEIDDIMIGHSYFMAKDEKELKRKLDYEIKPLLLEYYKDGILKSDKELKDKIKELAI